In Peptostreptococcaceae bacterium, a genomic segment contains:
- a CDS encoding Gx transporter family protein yields the protein MTRTKKLVFIALLVAQALVLHVIEGMIPINFGIPGAKLGLANIITLTALYFFSFKEVLSIVVLKTIMTMLVGGSVSGFLYSLSGGLLSLAAMYIMYRFGRPRVSIIGISVMGAVFHNLGQLMMAALIIQNIKIVFYLPLLIVSAVGTGIFVGLASKYMVVGMEKTGVPKRR from the coding sequence ATGACAAGAACGAAAAAACTTGTTTTCATAGCATTGCTTGTGGCGCAGGCTTTGGTTTTGCATGTGATAGAGGGAATGATTCCCATAAACTTCGGAATCCCCGGTGCCAAGCTGGGGCTTGCGAACATAATAACCCTGACGGCCTTGTATTTCTTTTCATTCAAGGAAGTGCTTTCAATAGTTGTTCTAAAGACAATAATGACGATGCTTGTTGGAGGATCCGTTTCGGGATTTTTATACAGCCTTTCCGGAGGGCTTCTTAGCCTTGCGGCAATGTATATCATGTACAGATTTGGTAGGCCTCGCGTAAGCATAATAGGCATAAGCGTAATGGGGGCAGTTTTTCACAATCTGGGGCAGCTTATGATGGCGGCGCTCATAATACAAAACATTAAAATAGTATTCTACCTTCCGTTGCTTATTGTGTCTGCGGTGGGTACTGGCATATTCGTAGGGTTGGCGTCAAAATACATGGTTGTAGGAATGGAAAAAACCGGCGTCCCAAAACGCCGGTAG